In Trueperaceae bacterium, one genomic interval encodes:
- the rpmG gene encoding 50S ribosomal protein L33, translating into RIKVVLRSSAGTGYGYVTTKNRQTTPSRLSLRKYDPILRRHVRFHEEKLR; encoded by the coding sequence CGCGCATCAAGGTCGTTCTCCGTAGCTCGGCCGGTACGGGGTACGGCTACGTCACGACGAAAAACCGTCAAACGACCCCTTCCCGCCTCTCCCTCCGGAAATACGACCCCATCCTGCGCAGGCACGTTCGCTTTCACGAAGAAAAGCTTCGGT